In Candidatus Polarisedimenticolaceae bacterium, a single window of DNA contains:
- the ftsH gene encoding ATP-dependent zinc metalloprotease FtsH — protein sequence MNNHLKTVLVWVFLFGTMFVLWRILATAGSPKQELDQSEFYALVGTADIGEATITGDQVGYEITGKFKQPRTAKTGQTFTHFKTYVVKDESLPAKLRDQGAVVKAKKPSDNAVLSMLLMWLPMIVVFAIWIFVMRQMQSGGNKALSFGKSRAKLTSAQGKKVTFKDVAGVEEAKEELQEIIEFLKEPQKFQKLGGKIPKGVLLMGPPGTGKTLLARAIAGEANVPFFSISGSDFVEMFVGVGASRVRDLFEQGKKNAPCIIFIDEIDAVGRHRGAGLGGGHDEREQTLNQLLVEMDGFETNEGVILIAATNRPDVLDPALLRPGRFDRQVVVGRPDVRGREEILRVHARKVPLASDIDLTVIARATPGFSGADLANLVNEAALFAARRNRKVVSQEDFEIAKDKVMMGTERRSLVISEEERKITAFHEAGHALVAHFVPYADPLHKVTIIPRGRALGLTMQLPTDDKHTYSKEYLESNLAVLMGGRVSEEMTFERMTTGAGNDIERATDLARKMVCEWGMSEKMGPLTFGKKEEAIFLGREIAQHRDFSESTAVEIDAEVRVIVMKGYTTAKAILHEHAAALKRIAEALLEREVLDAEQVGALIRGETLPARVATGTREPAAAEDRPRDAAVSPAPGPQPA from the coding sequence GTGAACAACCATCTCAAGACCGTCCTGGTCTGGGTCTTCCTGTTCGGGACGATGTTCGTCCTGTGGAGGATCCTCGCCACGGCCGGGTCGCCGAAACAGGAGCTCGACCAGTCCGAGTTCTACGCCCTCGTGGGCACCGCCGACATCGGCGAGGCCACCATCACCGGCGACCAGGTCGGGTACGAGATCACCGGCAAGTTCAAGCAGCCCCGGACCGCCAAGACCGGCCAGACCTTCACCCACTTCAAGACCTACGTCGTCAAGGACGAGTCCCTCCCCGCCAAGCTGCGCGACCAGGGCGCCGTCGTGAAGGCCAAGAAGCCGTCCGACAACGCGGTGCTCTCGATGCTGCTGATGTGGCTCCCGATGATCGTCGTCTTCGCCATCTGGATCTTCGTGATGCGCCAGATGCAGAGCGGCGGGAACAAGGCGCTTTCGTTCGGGAAGTCGCGCGCGAAACTGACCTCGGCGCAGGGGAAGAAGGTGACGTTCAAGGACGTCGCCGGCGTCGAGGAGGCGAAGGAGGAGCTCCAGGAGATCATCGAGTTCCTGAAGGAGCCGCAGAAGTTCCAGAAGCTCGGCGGCAAGATCCCCAAGGGCGTGTTGCTCATGGGCCCCCCGGGAACCGGCAAGACCCTCCTGGCGCGCGCGATCGCCGGCGAGGCGAACGTTCCGTTCTTCTCGATCTCGGGATCCGACTTCGTCGAGATGTTCGTTGGCGTGGGCGCCTCGCGCGTGCGCGACCTGTTCGAGCAGGGGAAGAAGAACGCCCCTTGCATCATCTTCATCGACGAGATCGACGCGGTCGGACGCCACCGCGGAGCGGGCCTGGGCGGCGGGCACGACGAGCGCGAGCAGACGCTCAACCAGCTGCTCGTCGAGATGGACGGCTTCGAGACCAACGAAGGCGTGATCCTCATCGCGGCCACCAACCGCCCCGACGTCCTCGATCCCGCGCTCCTGCGCCCCGGTCGCTTCGACCGCCAGGTCGTCGTGGGCCGTCCCGACGTCCGTGGGCGCGAGGAGATCCTCCGGGTGCACGCCCGCAAGGTCCCGCTCGCGTCGGACATCGACCTCACGGTCATCGCACGGGCGACCCCCGGGTTCAGCGGCGCCGACCTCGCCAACCTCGTCAACGAGGCGGCGCTGTTCGCGGCGCGGCGCAACCGCAAGGTGGTCTCGCAGGAGGACTTCGAGATCGCCAAGGACAAGGTGATGATGGGGACCGAGCGCCGCTCGCTCGTCATCAGCGAGGAGGAGCGCAAGATCACGGCCTTCCACGAGGCCGGACACGCCCTCGTCGCCCACTTCGTCCCGTACGCCGACCCGCTCCACAAGGTCACGATCATCCCGCGCGGCCGGGCGCTCGGCCTCACGATGCAGCTCCCCACCGACGACAAGCACACCTACTCCAAGGAGTACCTCGAGTCGAACCTCGCGGTCCTGATGGGCGGGCGCGTCAGCGAGGAGATGACTTTCGAGCGGATGACGACCGGCGCCGGGAACGACATCGAGCGCGCCACCGACCTCGCCCGCAAGATGGTCTGCGAGTGGGGGATGTCCGAGAAGATGGGCCCCCTGACCTTCGGCAAGAAGGAGGAGGCGATCTTCCTCGGGCGCGAGATCGCCCAGCACCGCGACTTCAGCGAGTCGACCGCCGTCGAGATCGACGCCGAGGTCCGCGTCATCGTGATGAAGGGGTACACGACCGCCAAGGCGATCCTCCACGAACACGCCGCCGCCCTCAAGCGCATCGCGGAGGCGCTCCTCGAGCGCGAGGTGCTCGACGCCGAGCAGGTCGGAGCGCTGATCCGCGGCGAGACCCTTCCGGCGCGGGTGGCGACGGGGACGCGGGAGCCCGCAGCCGCCGAGGACCGCCCCCGGGACGCCGCGGTCTCCCCGGCTCCGGGCCCGCAACCGGCCTGA
- the hpt gene encoding hypoxanthine phosphoribosyltransferase, with protein MRLSSTILISEERIEERVAAMADAIAADTPDAAELSVIALMDGAIMFCADLVRRLPMPVRIAMTPVLSVERGGDPGRVMLPLDFPVEGADLLLVEDILDTGRTLAALKERLERRRPRRLRIAVLLDKPARRQARIVPDYVGFQVPDKWVVGYGLDADGLYRNLPYISYVE; from the coding sequence ATGCGCCTTTCGAGCACGATCCTGATCTCCGAGGAGCGGATCGAGGAACGCGTCGCGGCGATGGCGGATGCGATCGCCGCCGACACCCCCGACGCCGCGGAGCTCTCCGTCATCGCCCTGATGGACGGGGCCATCATGTTCTGCGCCGATCTCGTGCGGCGGCTGCCGATGCCGGTCCGGATCGCGATGACCCCGGTGCTGTCGGTGGAGCGCGGGGGGGACCCCGGAAGGGTCATGCTTCCCCTGGATTTCCCGGTGGAGGGGGCGGACCTGCTCCTGGTCGAGGACATCCTCGACACCGGCCGGACCCTCGCGGCGCTCAAGGAGCGCCTCGAGCGCCGGCGCCCCCGGCGGCTCCGGATCGCGGTCCTGCTCGACAAGCCGGCCCGCCGCCAGGCGCGAATCGTCCCGGATTACGTAGGGTTCCAGGTCCCCGACAAGTGGGTCGTCGGGTACGGACTCGACGCCGACGGGCTCTACCGAAACCTCCCGTACATCTCTTACGTGGAGTGA
- the tilS gene encoding tRNA lysidine(34) synthetase TilS, with protein sequence MADRTEIAFRRAALELVPPNAAVVVAVSGGGDSVALLHLLRRLAKPRGLTLVVAHLDHALRRGSTADRRFVEGLAEALGLPCVADRRDVAKMRRRDESPEEAARRVRRGFLLEVAGLSGSEHVALGHTLDDQAETILMRLARGAGPAALAGMAPAGPGPFIRPALGLSRMELRVWLVRHRLAWRDDPSNRSAAYDRNRLRRLVVPALAEALNPEAARHLAQAAERLRVDAAHLDREAAAWLMRLGGRDGDTVVLDARGLAALAPALAGRAARMALEQAGCDPRRISAKHVEALLKLAAAGSGSLDLPSGRKARAGDGRVTLAAK encoded by the coding sequence GTGGCCGACCGCACGGAGATCGCCTTCCGGCGCGCCGCGCTCGAGCTCGTCCCACCCAACGCCGCCGTCGTCGTGGCGGTGTCGGGCGGCGGCGATTCGGTCGCGCTGCTCCACCTGCTCCGCCGCCTCGCGAAGCCCAGGGGCCTCACGCTCGTCGTGGCCCACCTCGACCACGCGCTCCGGCGCGGGTCCACCGCCGACCGGCGGTTCGTCGAGGGGCTCGCCGAGGCGCTCGGCCTCCCGTGCGTCGCCGATCGCCGCGACGTCGCGAAGATGCGTCGGCGGGACGAGTCCCCCGAGGAAGCGGCCCGGCGCGTGCGGCGCGGTTTCCTGCTCGAGGTCGCGGGGCTCTCCGGGTCGGAGCACGTCGCGCTCGGGCACACCCTCGACGACCAAGCGGAGACGATCCTGATGCGGCTCGCGCGCGGCGCGGGACCGGCGGCGCTCGCGGGCATGGCGCCGGCCGGCCCGGGCCCGTTCATCCGGCCCGCGCTCGGCCTGTCCCGCATGGAGCTGCGCGTCTGGCTCGTGCGGCACCGCCTGGCCTGGCGCGACGACCCCTCCAATCGCAGCGCCGCCTACGACCGCAATCGCCTCCGCCGGCTCGTTGTCCCGGCGCTCGCCGAGGCGCTCAACCCCGAGGCGGCCCGGCACCTCGCGCAGGCGGCCGAGCGCCTGCGCGTCGACGCGGCGCACCTCGACCGCGAGGCGGCGGCGTGGCTGATGCGCCTCGGTGGAAGGGACGGCGATACGGTCGTGCTCGACGCGCGGGGACTCGCGGCTCTCGCTCCGGCGCTCGCGGGGCGGGCCGCGCGGATGGCCCTCGAGCAGGCGGGTTGCGATCCGCGCCGGATCTCGGCGAAACACGTCGAGGCCCTGTTGAAGCTCGCGGCCGCCGGCTCGGGGAGCCTGGACCTGCCCAGCGGCCGGAAGGCCCGGGCGGGCGACGGGCGCGTCACGCTCGCCGCGAAATGA
- a CDS encoding HD domain-containing protein, translating into MHPYRRLDQAILFAERAHRGQMRKGTDNPYFSHVVAVSMIVLSHGHGVDHAIVALLHDVLEDTPVDRDEIEEAFGPEITRAVADLSEPDKKMPWEKRKRVYCDQIRVASDLALPTCAADKIHNLRSLLWDLDQARIEDLPTTDVWRRFKRPPHTMAAYHRAVQMALDARGFTGSLMDELEQAIRRFAAAVGADPAEFRF; encoded by the coding sequence ATGCACCCCTATCGGCGACTGGATCAGGCGATCCTCTTCGCGGAGCGGGCCCACCGCGGTCAGATGCGCAAGGGGACCGACAACCCCTACTTCAGCCACGTCGTCGCGGTTTCGATGATCGTGCTCTCCCACGGCCACGGCGTCGACCACGCGATCGTCGCGCTCCTGCACGACGTGCTCGAGGACACCCCCGTCGACCGCGACGAGATCGAGGAGGCCTTCGGCCCCGAGATCACACGCGCCGTGGCGGACCTCTCCGAGCCCGACAAGAAGATGCCCTGGGAGAAACGCAAGCGCGTCTATTGCGATCAGATCCGCGTCGCCTCCGACCTGGCGCTCCCGACGTGCGCCGCAGACAAGATCCACAACCTCCGCAGCCTCCTCTGGGACCTCGATCAGGCGCGGATCGAGGACCTGCCCACGACCGACGTCTGGCGGCGTTTCAAGCGGCCGCCCCACACCATGGCCGCCTACCACCGGGCGGTGCAGATGGCCCTCGACGCCCGCGGCTTCACGGGCTCGCTCATGGACGAGCTGGAGCAGGCGATCCGGCGGTTCGCCGCGGCCGTCGGCGCCGACCCGGCCGAGTTCCGGTTCTAG
- a CDS encoding ABC transporter ATP-binding protein has translation MELALETFGLRRTFGTFTAVDGINLAVPKGSLYGFLGPNGAGKSTTIKCLTGLLRPTSGTTRILGMDPAADPIGVKRRVGVVPEDLALFDRLTAGETLAFVGRVHGLDLATIRSRAGELLALMDLVSAGDALVTDFSHGMRKKLALAAALLPAPRLLFLDEPFEGIDAIASRQIKDLLAGYVKGGGTIFVTSHILEIVERLCDHVGVIHRGSLVAQGPMEELRRAAVGGNTLEEIFLGLVGAEERRGAALDWLGGGA, from the coding sequence ATGGAACTCGCCCTCGAGACGTTCGGCCTGAGACGCACCTTCGGCACGTTCACCGCGGTGGACGGGATCAACCTCGCCGTTCCCAAGGGAAGCCTCTACGGCTTCCTCGGCCCCAACGGCGCGGGGAAGTCGACGACGATCAAGTGCCTCACGGGCCTCCTGCGCCCGACCTCGGGGACGACGCGCATCCTCGGGATGGACCCGGCGGCCGATCCCATCGGGGTGAAGCGCCGCGTGGGGGTCGTCCCCGAGGACCTTGCGCTCTTCGATCGTCTGACGGCGGGAGAGACGCTGGCCTTCGTCGGGCGCGTGCACGGCCTCGACCTCGCGACGATCCGCTCCCGCGCGGGCGAGCTGCTCGCGCTGATGGACCTCGTCTCCGCCGGCGATGCGCTCGTCACCGACTTCTCGCACGGCATGCGCAAGAAGCTCGCCCTCGCGGCCGCGCTTCTCCCCGCGCCGCGCCTGCTCTTCCTCGACGAGCCGTTCGAGGGGATCGACGCGATCGCCTCGCGCCAGATCAAGGATCTTCTGGCGGGGTACGTGAAAGGAGGCGGGACGATCTTCGTGACCTCGCACATCCTCGAGATCGTCGAGCGACTGTGCGACCACGTCGGAGTCATCCACCGGGGGAGTCTCGTCGCCCAGGGGCCGATGGAGGAGCTGCGTCGCGCGGCGGTGGGGGGAAACACCCTCGAGGAGATCTTCCTCGGGCTCGTGGGAGCGGAAGAACGCCGGGGCGCGGCACTCGACTGGCTCGGCGGCGGAGCGTGA
- a CDS encoding carboxypeptidase-like regulatory domain-containing protein, whose protein sequence is MTPLAIALLLALPSMQVVDRAGKPVPGATVACVDPGPGADPCRKVRCEAEGWIPLEVETAKPKGRCTLDRALTVLGEIPGPPRGSLEVRLVSARSADAVLKTAPAPAAEPGAPMRFAFPTTRAGSFRLEVARASDGWTCRTELGPVAGRVSVPVGWVEPAVVNGRAMDAEERPVPGLPVRSWQGRVRAERNPPPVRGAWTCRQDAGFILKTDPEGRFRLPVDGRFETLVLAGDLEGPAGVAWALVAELPTPPITLNVQRPVRLTAKVLDREDRPQACKARLSAAKPREAALMLAFGVKDEGTCDASGRLETASFPPFDWNLKVKPVGGMMVVRSGSAPASGTEEDLGVLRSEAGDGIEVLVVDPDDRPVSGAKVTASGSAGIVLTVESATGPDGRASLSGLPHHASIRVDVRAAGFTRQGQLTSAGGEPIRIRLERASSLSGTVIDEDAEPVAGAFAEVLGPKGLSRAESPTGPDGRFIVDSAPVGKLRVTAKADGYGDARPVELDLAGGERREGLEVVLPRADGVRGRVVDVDGRPVAGARVRLMPAWAIESYPEEQAAVETRSDADGSFTLPGTANAELVLIATATGYGPALDRAPMALAGKELTLTLAAEAKLRVRIVPKPDTPRNVLVVDGAGVAQSRWVGSEPVTFEGLASGQGRAGFGRRDGTAVTLAAGQTAETDLRSGGNVSGTVSADGVPMTRARVWVLRLREQGFDRVRGAEPDGQGRFRVEGLPEGKYRFVALAADGRSERDVQVADGGESNLDLPIARVLAIVRVRLEQDGRPVADAQAQLTPVGGRCAQTEGMWSSGDPWGVGVELTVSDGGCDFGRTGEGGVAVLRPAVAGEYTLAVTPKGYEAVERRVVLDRGENLIDVAVGKGARPKLRVVLDTDPPGIGGTLICSMSNEDAYSLGGVAGVAECPNAVAGRGLLVFKILGYGFGWASVDLPESGEVEARVMVRRGGRLVVPAADTTARPVLDDGSGAPWVEIVRQLNEVFRYVGEGEHGPAWVIDGVPPGRYAVSVGGVARGVVEVTAGGEVVAR, encoded by the coding sequence ATGACGCCGCTCGCGATCGCGTTGCTCCTCGCCCTTCCGTCCATGCAGGTCGTCGACCGAGCCGGGAAGCCGGTTCCCGGCGCGACCGTCGCGTGCGTCGACCCGGGTCCCGGGGCCGACCCCTGCAGGAAGGTCCGCTGCGAGGCGGAAGGGTGGATCCCCCTCGAGGTGGAGACGGCAAAGCCGAAAGGCCGTTGCACGCTGGACCGAGCATTGACCGTGCTCGGCGAGATCCCCGGGCCGCCGCGAGGGAGCCTGGAGGTGCGGCTCGTCTCCGCACGCTCCGCCGACGCCGTCTTGAAGACCGCGCCGGCACCGGCCGCCGAGCCGGGCGCGCCGATGCGTTTCGCATTCCCGACGACGCGCGCCGGCTCGTTCCGGCTCGAGGTCGCGCGGGCCTCCGACGGCTGGACGTGCCGCACGGAGCTCGGTCCCGTCGCGGGTCGCGTGAGCGTTCCCGTCGGCTGGGTCGAGCCCGCGGTCGTGAACGGCCGCGCGATGGACGCGGAGGAGCGTCCGGTCCCGGGACTTCCCGTGCGCTCCTGGCAGGGCCGTGTGCGCGCCGAGCGGAACCCCCCTCCCGTCCGGGGCGCTTGGACGTGCCGGCAGGACGCCGGTTTCATCCTGAAGACCGACCCCGAAGGCCGGTTCCGACTCCCGGTGGACGGCCGGTTCGAGACGCTCGTCCTCGCCGGCGACCTCGAGGGGCCCGCGGGGGTCGCGTGGGCGCTGGTCGCGGAGCTCCCGACTCCCCCGATCACCCTGAACGTGCAGCGGCCGGTACGGCTCACCGCGAAAGTCCTGGATCGCGAGGACCGGCCTCAGGCTTGCAAGGCGCGGCTGTCTGCCGCGAAGCCGCGCGAGGCCGCCTTGATGCTCGCGTTCGGCGTGAAGGACGAGGGGACGTGCGATGCCTCCGGTCGGCTCGAGACCGCGTCGTTTCCCCCCTTCGACTGGAATCTGAAGGTGAAACCCGTAGGAGGGATGATGGTGGTCCGCAGCGGTTCCGCCCCCGCGTCGGGAACCGAGGAGGATCTGGGAGTCCTTCGCAGCGAGGCCGGCGACGGCATCGAGGTGCTGGTCGTGGACCCCGACGATCGACCGGTGTCCGGCGCCAAAGTCACGGCGAGCGGCTCCGCCGGTATCGTCCTCACCGTCGAGTCGGCGACAGGCCCCGACGGTCGTGCGTCGCTGTCCGGGCTGCCGCACCACGCGTCGATCCGCGTCGATGTCCGGGCGGCCGGCTTCACACGGCAGGGTCAGCTCACGTCGGCGGGGGGCGAGCCGATTCGCATACGCCTGGAGCGCGCGTCGAGCCTGTCGGGGACCGTGATCGACGAGGACGCCGAGCCCGTCGCGGGGGCGTTCGCGGAAGTCCTCGGTCCGAAGGGCCTGTCGCGAGCGGAGTCGCCGACCGGACCGGATGGCCGTTTCATCGTCGACAGCGCGCCGGTGGGAAAGCTGCGCGTGACCGCGAAGGCGGACGGCTACGGCGACGCGAGGCCGGTGGAGCTCGACCTCGCCGGCGGGGAGCGACGCGAGGGACTCGAGGTCGTATTGCCCCGCGCGGACGGGGTGCGGGGGCGCGTCGTGGATGTCGATGGGCGGCCCGTCGCGGGGGCGCGTGTGCGGCTGATGCCCGCGTGGGCGATCGAGTCGTATCCGGAGGAGCAGGCTGCGGTGGAGACCCGAAGCGACGCGGACGGCTCCTTCACGCTCCCCGGGACGGCCAACGCGGAGCTCGTGTTGATCGCGACCGCGACGGGGTACGGGCCGGCGCTCGACCGCGCGCCCATGGCGCTGGCCGGCAAGGAGTTGACGCTCACCCTTGCGGCCGAAGCGAAGTTGCGCGTGCGAATCGTCCCCAAGCCGGACACCCCTCGGAACGTGCTCGTCGTCGACGGCGCCGGCGTGGCCCAGAGTCGCTGGGTCGGGAGCGAGCCGGTGACGTTCGAGGGGCTGGCATCCGGACAAGGCAGGGCGGGATTCGGACGCCGCGACGGGACCGCGGTGACGCTCGCCGCGGGCCAGACCGCGGAAACCGACCTTCGCAGCGGCGGCAACGTCTCGGGGACCGTCTCCGCGGACGGCGTGCCGATGACCCGCGCCCGGGTCTGGGTGCTGCGGCTGCGGGAGCAGGGCTTCGATCGCGTTCGCGGCGCCGAGCCGGACGGCCAGGGTCGTTTCCGCGTCGAGGGATTGCCGGAAGGGAAGTATCGATTCGTGGCCCTCGCCGCCGACGGCCGCTCCGAGAGGGACGTGCAGGTCGCCGACGGCGGGGAGTCGAATCTCGATCTTCCGATCGCGCGCGTGCTCGCGATCGTCCGGGTTCGCCTGGAACAGGACGGGCGCCCCGTCGCGGATGCGCAGGCCCAGCTCACGCCCGTGGGCGGTCGTTGCGCGCAGACCGAGGGCATGTGGAGCTCGGGGGACCCTTGGGGCGTCGGAGTCGAGCTGACCGTGAGCGACGGCGGGTGCGACTTCGGACGGACCGGGGAGGGAGGGGTCGCCGTCCTCCGCCCGGCGGTCGCCGGCGAGTACACGCTCGCGGTGACCCCGAAGGGATACGAAGCCGTCGAGCGTCGCGTCGTCCTCGATCGCGGCGAAAACCTGATCGACGTCGCGGTCGGAAAAGGAGCGAGGCCCAAGCTGCGCGTGGTCCTCGATACGGATCCCCCGGGCATCGGCGGCACGCTGATCTGCTCGATGTCGAACGAAGATGCGTACAGCCTCGGCGGAGTCGCGGGCGTGGCCGAGTGTCCCAACGCGGTGGCCGGTCGAGGACTTCTCGTCTTCAAGATCCTCGGCTACGGGTTCGGGTGGGCCTCCGTGGACCTGCCGGAAAGCGGCGAGGTCGAGGCCCGCGTGATGGTCCGACGCGGAGGACGCCTCGTCGTGCCGGCCGCCGACACGACGGCGCGGCCGGTGCTGGATGACGGCTCCGGCGCTCCGTGGGTTGAGATCGTCAGGCAACTCAACGAGGTGTTCCGGTACGTCGGTGAGGGGGAGCACGGCCCCGCCTGGGTGATCGACGGCGTCCCGCCCGGCCGCTACGCGGTTTCGGTCGGGGGCGTCGCGCGCGGGGTCGTCGAGGTCACCGCGGGCGGGGAGGTGGTGGCACGGTGA
- a CDS encoding type II toxin-antitoxin system Phd/YefM family antitoxin, whose protein sequence is MKPIRPSADVRSLSEFRANVASLVQQVQKTRRPLVLTVHGRGAAVLLDAEVYEDLIERLGVVEDIEAGIADLDAGRSLPHEDVKRRIRKRLGK, encoded by the coding sequence ATGAAGCCGATCCGCCCGTCCGCCGACGTCCGTTCCCTCTCCGAATTCCGCGCGAACGTCGCGTCGCTCGTCCAGCAGGTCCAGAAGACCCGGCGGCCGCTGGTGCTCACCGTTCACGGGCGCGGGGCGGCGGTCCTTCTCGATGCCGAGGTCTATGAAGACCTGATCGAGCGACTCGGGGTGGTCGAGGACATCGAGGCGGGGATCGCCGACCTCGATGCCGGGCGAAGCCTGCCTCACGAGGACGTGAAGCGGCGGATCCGGAAGCGGCTCGGCAAGTGA